From the Drosophila simulans strain w501 chromosome 2L, Prin_Dsim_3.1, whole genome shotgun sequence genome, the window CCTGTCAAGGCAATTGCACCCTGTTCCAGAGGTCCTTCCACCGATACCCCGGACTCCCTGCACTCCAGCCAGCGCCTGGCAACATTGTTAACCCTGCAAGTTATGCATTCTTAATTTAATCGCTGGAATTGACTCTCCAGAGGCAGCTTCCTCTCTGGCTTAGCGGCTGGGTATTTTCCCCGGGctccgttttccattttcccggCGATGTGGCGCTTGCAGCAGAGATTAGGCATATATCATGCGATTATACTGCATAGTTTGCATTGCCCAATGACTCGGAAATCGCTTTTTCTTGCCCCAAACTCGGCGAGGATATTAACTTGCAGGCAGTCCTTGAAAAGGGGGAGAACACAACGGTCTTCTTGGGGATCGAAAGGAATGGAAGTGCAGTGCATACGAAGATGGTATTAAATAAAGGAATTTTTGCTATGCCTTCAATTTGAATGCTTTAAgaataatatgtatattaagATGTCAATATAAATGTCTTAAATATTGTTACAAATGAACgttttgcatatatttaaaGCTGTTTAATAGCATTTAAGATCCAAGGTTTCAGCACTGCCACATTGGCGTAGACTCCGGGGAAGAAGGGATTGGCGCACCCTATGCCGTAGGAGACAATGCCAACTAGTTGGCCACCGGAGACGAGAGGTCCGCCGGAGTCTCCACGACAGGCATCTCTTCCGAGAGCGGCGGCGCAAATCATAGTTTCGGTGATGTATTGATAGGACCGCTTACAGACATTCGGGTCTAGTATTTTCACTGAGGTTTTCAATAGACTTAAAGGTTGTAGCCAGAGGATTCCGATTTCTCCCCAACCAGAAACCGAGGCTTCCGCTCCAGCTGCGGGTGCACTGTCGGCCAGTGGAATAGGTCTTACGTCGGCATTAAAAATTAGACTGTCCACCAGTCGCATTACGGCAATATCGTTGAACAAAATGGCAGCAGATAAGTAGTCTTCATGCTTCCGAATGACAGCAACCCTGGCGTGCTGTCCTCCCAAGGTCTTCCATACGGATCCAACTTTGACGGAATATAGTGTATCGAAGGGGTTGTCAACACAGTGGGCTGCTGTTATAATGATCTTCTCACTGTAGATAACTGCACCGCAAATGAATTTTCCCAAATACAAGAGTCCCGCCTGCCAGGGAACTTCTGAAATAGGCACAGGGTAGCCACCCACTATTCGCTCTGGAGAAGATCCTGCCGAGATCAGGGTGACGCTGGCGACCAGAACAAGCCACTTGAGGAGCATTTCGAACGCGACTATGCTGAGAATGACTTCGATCCGGGCTAGTCCCGCTTTTAAAGGGTTTCGAGTAGCCCACTTGGAAGAAATAATTaagaaaagaattttaatgaacatTTTACGAAGACCACACATAGcagaaaccaaaagcaaaatgaataccagtagttaaaaataagaaattccACGTGCGGAATAAATCATTATAATTCCTTGAATGTCTCCAACAACTTGGACTCCAGGAAAAGAGGATCTGCACATGGCTAAAATATGTTGTAACATTCCAGTACAGTTAAgtacttgtatttattttgagttAGTTATTCTTTCGATAGCGCCCAATATCCATGGCTTCAGCTCAGCTACGTTTGCGTAGACTCCAGGGAATTTGGAATGAGCGCACTCCTTGCCGAAGGAAACGATCCCAACGAGCTTGTCACCGGAGACCAGAGGACCTCCCGAATCGCCGGAGCAGGCATCCTTTCCTGGAGCGGCCGCACAGATCATGTCCTTGGTGATTTTTCTTCCGTACGACCTGCGACACTGATCGTGGTCCACAATGCTCACCGAAGCGGACAGTATGGACTTGGGGTACTTCTTCTTGTAACCAATGGCTCCCCATCCCGAAACGATGGCAGGAGATCCACTGGCCGGAGAAGTATCGGCCAAGGGAATGACACTGACTCCAGTTCCCAGCCGGAGCTTGGATTGAAGCCTCATCACGGCTATATCGTTGGACCAGGACCGGCCGTACTCCTCGTGTAACAGGAAACTGGATACCCCCACCACCTGACCACCGAATAATGTGTACGATGAGCCGACTCTCACTGAGAGGAACTCGGAGTCGTAGCCGGTGAGGCAGTGGGCTGCCGTTATGACGATGTCTTCACTGTAGATGGCTGCACCGCAGTGATGATATCCAAACCACAGAATGGAAGCCTGCCAGGGAACTGATAGAATGGATATCTGGTCACCTCCCACGATTCGTTCCGGAGTCCATTTAGAGGAAACCAGGGTGACGCTGAAGGCCAGGAAAATCCACTGCACAAGCATTTCAACTACAGGTGAAGTTACGAGTGATTTCACCAAAGGATTGAACGTTTTTTATAAGTATACCTCGGTGGAATGGGGAATTTCGTACTTCTGTCATGGTAGCAAAGGAATGTTAATGGATATTGTGGGTATCTATTGTgggttatatatataaatgtatgaCACGCgctaaatggaaaaatatGGCTAATACTTTCTTGTAGTTCTTATCTTTTAGGTCCTTAAAATAGAAATGAATTTTAAGTTCGGAAAATGCGACAAAATATCTCTGAAAACAAACAGGAGTGCAAAAGTAATTTTCGATTTAGATACCTACctgtgcaattattttaatataataaaaaatcagaaatattgaatttttcacataatttcattttttagttTCCGgaaaaatcgatttttttttttaaaccaaatcaaaataGTACTTGAAATATGGATTGTCCCACTTTGATGAACACGcaataaaattttcaattcaTAAGAACTTAGAtctgaatatataaaatttgtgTGATTTTTGAAAAAGGAGAAAATTTGTTATCGTTAGCTTAAATAATTAGCAGTACAAAGCAGTCATAACTTTCGCTGTGCGACCATTTTTATCGATCAGAAACCTATTGAAAACATAGATATCTACAAAAatcatataatattatttgtttttattttttgttaaaacaAACTGTGAAAGCTGTAACTTTAAAAGAATACAAACAATTTCggttgcttttgctgcagtgaatatttattttattgcgtTGATGACATTGCTAAACATGTTAGGAAATAGAGTTGGTAGTATTCAAAATCCATTCTCGGAAGAAAGGCACACTTGTGAAAAATGTCGCTGAATCGCAATATTCCTCTCCTCCGGAAACAACACCCACAAGTTGCGAATCAATTACCAATGCTCCTCCAGAGTCTCCTCTGCAAGTGCTTTGCTTAGAATTTCCAGCGCAAATTGTTGATTGACCATAGGATACAATACAGTGGTTAGGCGGTTGGATGCGGAGCTTTACTCCTAGAATATTTATGGGTCTTACGACCAGATCCTCTGTCTCGTAGATTTGCCCCCAGCCAGCTGCAAGGGACATCGTTCCAGGTTCAGGATTAGTCTCGGCCAAAGGAATGGGCTGTACTTGGTTGGTAAACTCAAGTCGTTCACTTAAGCGAACGACGGCGATGTCGTTTTgaagaaatttgaaaacaaaattctcATGGAGTATTACGGAGTCCACTTTGACAAGAGTTCCACTGGATTTCCTCGAGGTGGATCCAGCGCGAATTACAAAGAGTCGGTCATCCAGCCTTCTTCCTTTATCGAAAAAGCAATGTGCCGCTGTTATGATGGTATCATTGCTGTAAATGGACCCTCCACAATAATGGTGTCCGTTTATTTGCAAGGACACGCTCCAGGGAAAAGCTTCGATTTCAACGGGGTAACCACCGATTATGCGTTCTTCGGGTCGGTTTAATCGTCCTGCGGACAGGAAGTTGAGCGCCAATAAGAGCAAGAAGCTTTCGATGAACATCTCGACTAGTTTGGACGATACTTTCGATTGCAGTGGCTTTACCTCCAAAAGAACGTTTCTTTTATACCCATTTGGATAGCTCATGCAGTTTGAAGTTATCTGCAAATATTTCTAAATGCAGAGCAGAACAAATTGCAAACTTTTCTAATTAGAAACTTCCAGTAATGGTATGGCTTCGGCATGCATATTTACAGAAAagtaatttgatattttttaaccAAAAAGGAACTACATTATATACGATGTCTATATTTAGCGAATGAGGTGCTTTTTAAAAACTTCAAGAACTATTTTGATTGCTTTGCACAAATAGTGAGCTATcttttgctttaaattaaaaattactttttaaatttagtttttaaatttagataGCCGAAATTAGAATATTGCTATTTGGACAATATAAAAGACTTGGTATTTCGGAGGTGAAGCCACTGCAACCCAAAGAATCATCCCATCTGGTCGAGATGTTCATCGAAAgcttcctgctgctcctggcgcTCCACTTCCTGTCCGCAGGACGAGTAAGCCGATGGGAACAACGTATCATCGGCGGAGAGCCCATTGGAATCGAACAGGCTCCCTGGCAGGTGTCCTTGCAACTTTATGGCGACCTTGTGTGCGGCGGCTCTATTTACAGCGAAAGTATCATCGTTACTGCGGCCCATTGCTTTTTTGATAAGAACGGCAATCGGGAAGATGACCAAGGATATCAAGTTCGCGCT encodes:
- the LOC6730680 gene encoding trypsin alpha-3 is translated as MLLKWLVLVASVTLISAGSSPERIVGGYPVPISEVPWQAGLLYLGKFICGAVIYSEKIIITAAHCVDNPFDTLYSVKVGSVWKTLGGQHARVAVIRKHEDYLSAAILFNDIAVMRLVDSLIFNADVRPIPLADSAPAAGAEASVSGWGEIGILWLQPLSLLKTSVKILDPNVCKRSYQYITETMICAAALGRDACRGDSGGPLVSGGQLVGIVSYGIGCANPFFPGVYANVAVLKPWILNAIKQL
- the LOC6730681 gene encoding trypsin alpha-3; translated protein: MLVQWIFLAFSVTLVSSKWTPERIVGGDQISILSVPWQASILWFGYHHCGAAIYSEDIVITAAHCLTGYDSEFLSVRVGSSYTLFGGQVVGVSSFLLHEEYGRSWSNDIAVMRLQSKLRLGTGVSVIPLADTSPASGSPAIVSGWGAIGYKKKYPKSILSASVSIVDHDQCRRSYGRKITKDMICAAAPGKDACSGDSGGPLVSGDKLVGIVSFGKECAHSKFPGVYANVAELKPWILGAIERITNSK
- the LOC6730682 gene encoding trypsin alpha; the protein is MFIESFLLLLALNFLSAGRLNRPEERIIGGYPVEIEAFPWSVSLQINGHHYCGGSIYSNDTIITAAHCFFDKGRRLDDRLFVIRAGSTSRKSSGTLVKVDSVILHENFVFKFLQNDIAVVRLSERLEFTNQVQPIPLAETNPEPGTMSLAAGWGQIYETEDLVVRPINILGVKLRIQPPNHCIVSYGQSTICAGNSKQSTCRGDSGGALVIDSQLVGVVSGGEEYCDSATFFTSVPFFREWILNTTNSIS